The proteins below come from a single Procambarus clarkii isolate CNS0578487 chromosome 44, FALCON_Pclarkii_2.0, whole genome shotgun sequence genomic window:
- the LOC138350239 gene encoding testis-specific H1 histone-like: MYTVVPFTAVIYTYSGKLSDVSSARDHGRPQARDHGRSQARDHGRSQARDHGRPQARDHGRSQARDHGRSQARDHGRPQARDHGRSQARDHGRPQARDHGRSQARDHGRSQARDYGRPQARDHGRSQARDHGRPQARDHGRSQARDHGRSQARDHGRPQARNHGRSQARDHGRPQARDHGRSQARDHGRSQARDYGRPQARDHGRSQARDHGRPQARDHGRPQARDHGRSQARDHGRSQARDHGRPQARDHGRPQARDHGRPQARDHGRPQARDHGRPQARDHGRSQARDHGRPQARDHGRPQARDHGRPQARDHGRPQARDHGRPQARDHGRPQARDHGRPQARDHGRPQARDHGRPQARDHGRSQARDHGRPQARPPKVSQRPENGQSKVSSPNLPEDPTGFRGKGWPQTPLVSVVKAGLSHHWFLWLRLASDTTGFRGQGWPQTPLVSVVKAGLRHHWFPWLRLASDTSGSRG, encoded by the coding sequence ATGTACACTGTGGTGCCGTTCACTGCGGTGATTTACACTTATTCTGGGAAACTTTCAGACGTCTCTAGTGCCCGTGACCATGGCCGCCCTCAGGCCCGTGACCATGGCCGCTCTCAGGCCCGTGACCATGGCCGCTCTCAGGCCCGTGACCATGGCCGCCCTCAGGCCCGTGACCATGGCCGCTCTCAGGCCCGTGACCATGGCCGCTCTCAGGCCCGTGACCATGGCCGCCCTCAGGCCCGTGACCATGGCCGCTCTCAGGCTCGTGACCATGGCCGCCCTCAGGCCCGTGACCATGGCCGCTCTCAGGCCCGTGACCATGGCCGCTCTCAGGCCCGTGACTATGGCCGCCCTCAGGCCCGTGACCATGGCCGCTCTCAGGCCCGTGACCATGGCCGCCCTCAGGCCCGTGACCATGGCCGCTCTCAGGCCCGTGACCATGGCCGCTCTCAGGCCCGTGACCATGGCCGCCCTCAGGCCCGTAACCATGGCCGCTCTCAGGCTCGTGACCATGGCCGCCCTCAGGCCCGTGACCATGGCCGCTCTCAGGCCCGTGACCATGGCCGCTCTCAGGCCCGTGACTATGGCCGCCCTCAGGCCCGTGACCATGGCCGCTCTCAGGCCCGTGACCATGGCCGCCCTCAGGCCCGTGACCATGGCCGCCCTCAGGCCCGTGACCATGGCCGCTCTCAGGCCCGTGACCATGGCCGCTCTCAGGCCCGTGACCATGGCCGCCCTCAGGCCCGTGACCATGGCCGCCCTCAGGCCCGTGACCATGGCCGCCCTCAGGCCCGTGACCATGGCCGCCCTCAGGCCCGTGACCATGGCCGCCCTCAGGCCCGTGACCATGGCCGCTCTCAGGCCCGTGACCATGGCCGCCCTCAGGCCCGTGACCATGGCCGCCCTCAGGCCCGTGACCATGGCCGCCCTCAGGCCCGTGACCATGGCCGCCCTCAGGCCCGTGACCATGGCCGCCCTCAGGCCCGTGACCATGGCCGCCCTCAGGCCCGTGACCATGGCCGCCCTCAGGCCCGTGACCATGGCCGCCCTCAGGCCCGTGACCATGGCCGCCCTCAGGCCCGTGACCATGGCCGCTCTCAGGCCCGTGACCATGGCCGCCCTcaggcccgtcctcctaaggtttcccaacgtccagAAAACGGTCAgagtaaagtgtcctctcctaacctgccagaggacccaactGGTTTCCGTGGtaaaggctggcctcagacaccactggtttctGTGGTTAAGGCCGGGCTCAgccaccactggttcctgtggttaaggctggcctcagacaccactggtttccgtggtcaaggctggcctcagacaccactggtttccgtggtcaaggctggcctcagacaccactggtttccatggttaaggctggcctcagacaccagtGGTTCCCGGGgttaa